One genomic window of Ziziphus jujuba cultivar Dongzao chromosome 4, ASM3175591v1 includes the following:
- the LOC107432216 gene encoding nuclear pore complex protein NUP133, with protein sequence MFSPGTKRPNLGHTRQGSPATPLAENRRFDFDNSVPNRPSTGTPAPWAPRLSVLARIPTVSKNEKGEEVDPIKPVYVGEFPQVVRDEQTSLLQKRVRGDASVSGGMEKGTSLAWIICGNRLFVWNYISPATSMKCVVLELPSHVLGSEDIGRNDGNCWLLCVVGWDSTTGRKKKAVKNCNSAGIVLCNRKTRAVIYWPDIYSDGENVPVTSFATSDESEVTSSPANGKTTPNRKQQFSRHRGILTGLCTFNSLIASAVPNSQNVCIAFACSSNGELWQFHCSCSGIDRVKVYQDTPSISFQGGDSGQIVRSKGYPRSMIWSNSHLSAQGSNRRFFLLTDHELQCFSVGFYPYITVSNVWSHEIIGTDGDLGIKKDLAGQKRIWPLDVQVDNYGRVITILVATFCKDRVSSSSYTQYSLLTMQYKSGVIEEPTHETVLEKKAPIQVIIPKARVEDEDFLFSMRLRVGGKPSGSAVILSGDGMATVSHYYRNSTRLYQFDLPYDAGKVLDASILPSTNDGEEGPWVVLTEKAGIWAIPEKAVIIGGVEPPERSLSRKGSSNEGSAQEDRKNLSYLGNIAPRRASSEAFDARDRQKAVMNMIAHRNAQDEESETLLGQLFHNFLLSGQVDTSLEKLKNSGAFGRDGETNVFARMSKSIVDSLAKHWTTTRGAEILAMAVVSSQLLDKQQKHQKFLQFLALSKCHEELCSEQRYSLQTILEHGEKLAAMIQLRELQNVISQKHSSGVGSSHSISESQTSGALWDLIQLVGESARRSTVLLMDRDNAEVFYSKVSDLEEVFYCLDRQREYIIGMEQPLGVQIQRACELSNACVTVLRTAMHYKNEHHLWYPPPEGLTPWYCQPVVRNGMWRIASFMLQLLKEASKLDMSATSDLYTHLEELAEVLLETYAGAIIAKVENELEHKGLLEEYWNRRDALLDSLYQHVKEFVGSGHQDLSEGTDVQKEEILRKLSSQLLSIAKRHECYNTLWKICCDLNDSELLRNLMRESMGPNGGFSYFVFKQLYVRKQFAKLLRLGEEFPEELSIFLKRHPDLLWLHELHLHDFFSAAETLHSLALSQDESSLSDAEEETHPHSVNMVPKLVDRKRLLNLSKISAIAGKEAETKVKRIEADLKILKLQEEILKLFPSEKKQSIGERLLHPEELIKLCLEHKSPELSLWAFDVFAWTSSSFRKTYKKLLEDCWKNATDIDNWSKLYQASITEGWADEITLQNLKETVLFSASSRCYGPQAEIYEEGFDQVLPLRQEISEPRSLKDSGLSVESILMQHKDYPEAGKLMLTAIMSGSLQDDGGREEEGPIPME encoded by the exons ATGTTCTCTCCAGGAACAAAGAGGCCGAATCTAGGGCACACGAGGCAGGGTTCTCCGGCAACTCCTCTTGCCGAGAATCGCCGCTTCGATTTCGATAATTCAGTGCCTAACCGCCCCAGCACCGGCACTCCAGCTCCTTGGGCTCCTCGACTATCTGTACTCGCCAG AATTCCAACAGTGAGCAAAAATGAGAAAGGGGAGGAGGTTGATCCGATTAAGCCTGTATATGTTGGAGAATTCCCCCAAGTGGTGCGTGATGAGCAGACCAGTTTGCTGCAGAAGCGTGTTCGTG GTGATGCGAGCGTATCTGGTGGAATGGAAAAAGGAACATCTCTTGCTTGGATTATATGTGGTAACAGACTATTTGTTTGGAATTACATATCTCCTGCAACTTCAATGAAATGCGTTGTTCTCGAACTCCCTTCACACGTTTTAGGCAGTGAAGATATTGGCAGGAATGATGGTAACTGTTGGTTGCTTTGTGTTGTTGGTTGGGATAGCACAACTGGGAGAAAGAAGAAAGCTGTAAAAAATTGTAACTCTGCTGGTATTGTATTGTGTAATCGAAAAACTCGTGCTGTTATATACTGGCCCGACATTTACTCTGATGGGGAGAATGTTCCAGTTACCAGTTTTGCAACTTCTGATGAATCAGAGGTTACTTCCTCACCTGCTAATGGGAAGACAACCCCCAATAGGAAGCAACAGTTTAGCAGGCACAGGGGTATTTTGACTGGATTGTGTACGTTTAACTCTTTGATTGCGTCTGCTGTTCCTAATTCCCAAAATGTATGCATTGCATTTGCATGTAGTTCAAATGGTGAGTTATGGCAATTCCACTGCAGCTGTTCTGGCATTGACCGTGTCAAAGTATACCAGGATACTCCAAGTATATCCTTCCAAGGTGGTGATAGTGGTCAAATTGTACGTAGCAAAGGGTATCCAAGGTCAATGATCTGGTCTAACTCACATTTATCTGCACAGGGGTCCAACCGGCGGTTTTTTCTTCTCACAGATCATGAGTTACAGTGTTTTAGTGTTGGGTTTTACCCTTATATAACTGTGTCAAATGTCTGGTCTCATGAAATTATTGGCACAGATGGTGATTTGGGAATCAAAAAGGATCTGGCTGGACAGAAACGAATTTGGCCTCTTGATGTGCAGGTAGACAATTATGGTAGAGTTATTACTATTCTTGTTGCTACCTTTTGTAAGGATCGGGTTAGCAGTTCAAGCTACACACAATATTCTCTTCTGACCATGCAATATAAATCTGGGGTGATTGAAGAACCTACTCATGAAACGGTTTTAGAAAAGAAAGCTCCTATCCAAGTGATAATTCCAAAAGCAAGAGTTGAAGATGAGGACTTCCTGTTCTCCATGAGACTTCGCGTAGGAGGCAAGCCTTCAGGCTCAGCAGTTATACTTTCTGGTGATGGAATGGCAACAGTATCCCATTATTACAGAAACTCTACAAGGCTCTATCAATTTGACCTGCCTTATGATGCTGGAAAAGTTCTAGATGCTTCAATTCTTCCTTCCACCAATGATGGTGAAGAAGGGCCATGGGTTGTACTGACTGAAAAAGCAGGAATATGGGCAATACCTGAGAAGGCTGTTATAATTGGTGGTGTTGAACCACCTGAACGAAGTTTGTCCCGCAAAGGCAGCTCAAATGAAGGATCTGCACAAGAAGACAGAAAAAACCTTTCATATTTGGGCAATATTGCTCCTAGAAGGGCTAGCTCTGAAGCATTTGATGCCAGAGACAGACAAAAGGCTGTTATGAACATGATTGCACATCGAAATGCTCAAGATGAAGAATCAGAGACCTTACTGGGTCAACTTTTTCACAATTTTCTATTGTCTGGGCAGGTTGATACCTCGCTTGAAAAGCTTAAAAACTCTGGGGCATTTGGAAGGGATGGAGAAACAAATGTTTTTGCAAGGATGAGCAAATCAATTGTAGACAGTTTAGCTAAACACTGGACAACAACCAGGGGAGCTGAGATTTTGGCTATGGCCGTTGTCTCCTCCCAACTCTTGGATAAGCAGCAGAAGCATCAAAAGTTTCTCCAGTTTCTTGCTTTATCTAAGTGCCATGAGGAGCTTTGTTCAGAACAGA GATATTCTTTGCAGACTATCTTGGAGCATGGTGAAAAGCTTGCTGCAATGATTCAGCTAAGGGAATTGCAAAACGTTATTAGCCAGAAGCACTCTTCTGGAGTTGGCTCCTCCCATTCTATTTCAGAAAGTCAAACATCAGGTGCATTGTGGGATCTTATTCAATTAGTTGGTGAAAGTGCCCGAAGAAGTACTGTTCTTCTGATGGACAGAGATAATGCTGAAGTATTCTACAGTAAAGTTTCTGATCTTGAAGAAGTATTTTATTGCTTAGACAGACAGCGAGAGTATATAATAGGCATGGAACAGCCATTAGGAGTTCAGATTCAGAGAGCTTGTGAACTGTCAAATGCATGTGTTACTGTACTACGCACAGCCATGCACTACAAAAATGAGCATCATTTGTGGTATCCACCGCCGGAGGGCTTAACACCGTGGTATTGTCAACCTGTGGTACGCAACGGGATGTGGCGCATTGCTTCCTTCATGCTTCAGCTTCTAAAGGAAGCATCCAAACTTGATATGTCCGCAACATCAGATCTTTATACTCATCTAGAAGAGCTGGCAGAAGTTCTACTTGAAACTTATGCTGGTGCAATCATAGCTAAAGTTGAGAATGAACTTGAACACAAAGGCCTGTTGGAAGAGTATTGGAATAGGAGGGATGCACTTCTCGACTCGCTTTATCAACATGTCAAAGAATTTGTGGGATCTGGGCACCAG GACTTAAGTGAAGGAACTGATGTGCAGAAAGAAGAAATTCTAAGGAAGCTTTCTTCACAATTGCTATCCATTGCAAAGCGACATGAATGCTACAATACTTTATGGAAAATATGTTGCGACCTTAATGATTCAGAACTACTTCGAAATCTGATG CGTGAGAGCATGGGACCTAATGGAGGGTTCAGTTACTTTGTGTTTAAACAACTGTATGTGAGAAAACAATTTGCTAAACTCCTAAGGCTTGGGGAAGAGTTTCCAGAAGAGCTATCTATTTTTCTAAAGCGTCACCCGGACCTACTTTGGCTTCATGAACTGCATCTTCATGATTTTTTCTCAGCTGCAGAAACTCTTCATTCGTTAGCTCTTTCTCAAGATGAAAGCTCACTTTCAGATGctgaagaggagacacaccctCACAGTGTAAATATGGTACCAAAATTAGTGGACAGGAAGCGTCTTTTGAATCTCTCAAAGATATCTGCAATAGCAG GTAAGGAGGCTGAGACCAAAGTGAAGCgaattgaagctgatttgaagatTCTTAAATTACAA GAAGAAATATTGAAGCTCTTTCCCAGTGAAAAAAAGCAGAGTATTGGAGAGCGGCTCCTCCATCCAGAAGAACTTATCAAGTTGTGCCTTGAACATAAAAGCCCAGAGCTTTCATTATGGGCATTTGATGTGTTCGCGTGGACTAGCTCCTCCTTCCGTAAGACCTATAAAAAGCTTTTGGAGGATTGCTGGAAGAACGCTACTGATATTGACAATTGGAGTAAACTGTATCAGGCATCAATAACAGAAGGATGGGCTGATGAGATAACATTGCAGAATTTGAAGGAAACGGTGCTTTTCAGTGCTTCAAGTAGGTGTTATGGACCACAAGCAGAAATTTATGAAGAAGGATTTGACCAAGTGTTGCCGCTGAGACAGGAAATCTCGGAGCCTCGGAGTCTGAAGGATTCTGGTTTGTCTGTGGAGTCAATACTGATGCAGCATAAGGATTATCCAGAGGCAGGCAAATTGATGCTGACTGCAATCATGTCGGGGAGCTTGCAGGATGATGGTGGCAGAGAAGAAGAGGGTCCAATTCCAATGGAGTGA